In Dolichospermum flos-aquae CCAP 1403/13F, the following proteins share a genomic window:
- a CDS encoding S-layer homology domain-containing protein — MVNSSLVATLYVNPATGNDANTGSRPSPLKSITRALKQAKASTIIQLASGTYSTANGEVFPLTIPPGVLVVGNEANKGQEMIISGSGEYQSPSFGVQNITFLLLSDASLLGVTVINPAAKGTGVWIESSIPTVANSTFKNCTREGIFITGNAKPGIVDNLFINNKVCGLVIAKNSKGEVLRNVFENNALGIAISDFAAPLVANNQLCANGTAIALSRDAKPVLRRNLITSNTQGGLLIVGNAVPDLGSPQDPADNIFREQGKFDLQNVTDQKIISVGNQLSLPQVIGAIDFIAATADTPSQIGVSSRFADLEGHWAAAFVEALVSKDIISGFPDGTFQPATPITRAQYAALMTKTFQLPESNQLDKFKDVKSDFWAAKAIASAADRGFLKGFPDGTFRPENNLTKIQALVSIVNGLNLSGGNPNVLMVYSDRAQIPSYATNATTVATQKLLVVNYPQPDQLEPLREITRAEVAVLIYQALVATGQENPLPSAYIVKPETEIPSFSDIVGHWAEPFIRALVSMNLTQGFADGTYQPDQAMSRAQYTALIAAAFNPPAKRPSPEFTDIAKDFWAANAIEIAARGGFVGGFSDRTFRPTQNVQRLQVIVSLVNGLGLLATAQKTLTYIDQDKIPEYARTAVTIATQQKIIVNYPDPNLLAPTREATRAEVAAMVYQALVTSQRTKVINSPYVVLHISN, encoded by the coding sequence ATGGTTAATTCTAGTCTTGTTGCCACACTCTATGTTAATCCTGCTACAGGAAATGATGCTAATACGGGTTCTCGTCCTAGTCCCCTAAAAAGTATTACCCGCGCCCTGAAACAGGCAAAAGCATCAACAATTATTCAGTTAGCTAGTGGAACTTATAGCACAGCCAATGGGGAGGTATTTCCCTTGACCATTCCACCGGGAGTGTTGGTAGTAGGAAATGAGGCAAATAAAGGCCAGGAAATGATCATTTCTGGCAGTGGTGAATATCAAAGTCCTAGTTTCGGGGTACAGAATATCACTTTTCTTTTACTAAGTGATGCGAGTCTTTTAGGTGTGACGGTGATTAATCCTGCCGCAAAAGGTACTGGCGTGTGGATTGAATCATCAATACCTACCGTGGCCAACAGTACATTTAAGAACTGTACCAGAGAAGGAATTTTCATAACTGGGAATGCGAAACCAGGGATTGTAGATAATTTGTTTATTAACAATAAAGTGTGTGGATTAGTCATAGCTAAGAATAGCAAAGGGGAAGTGCTGCGGAATGTATTTGAAAATAATGCTTTGGGCATAGCCATTAGTGATTTTGCCGCGCCTTTAGTAGCAAATAATCAACTTTGTGCCAATGGCACAGCGATCGCCCTTTCCCGTGATGCTAAACCAGTATTACGGCGGAATCTCATCACTAGTAACACCCAAGGTGGTCTTTTAATCGTCGGTAATGCCGTTCCCGACTTAGGCAGTCCCCAAGACCCAGCAGACAACATTTTTCGAGAACAGGGTAAATTTGATTTACAAAATGTTACAGATCAAAAAATCATCTCCGTTGGTAATCAATTAAGTCTTCCCCAGGTCATTGGGGCGATAGATTTCATCGCTGCTACCGCTGACACCCCCAGTCAAATCGGAGTCAGCAGTAGATTTGCTGATTTAGAAGGACATTGGGCGGCAGCCTTCGTGGAAGCCCTAGTCAGTAAAGATATTATCAGTGGTTTTCCTGATGGCACTTTTCAACCAGCCACACCCATTACCCGCGCTCAATATGCAGCTTTGATGACGAAGACATTCCAACTACCAGAAAGTAATCAACTAGATAAATTCAAAGATGTCAAATCCGACTTTTGGGCTGCCAAAGCCATAGCCAGTGCCGCCGATAGAGGCTTTTTAAAAGGCTTTCCCGATGGTACATTTCGACCAGAAAATAACTTAACCAAAATTCAGGCACTAGTCTCCATTGTCAACGGTTTAAACTTGAGTGGTGGTAATCCTAACGTCTTGATGGTATACAGCGATCGCGCTCAAATTCCCAGTTACGCTACCAATGCCACTACCGTAGCTACGCAAAAACTATTAGTTGTCAATTATCCTCAACCAGATCAATTAGAACCATTGCGGGAAATTACTCGCGCTGAAGTCGCAGTCCTAATTTATCAGGCATTAGTCGCCACAGGACAAGAAAATCCCCTTCCCTCCGCCTATATTGTCAAACCAGAGACAGAGATTCCCTCTTTTTCCGATATTGTTGGTCATTGGGCAGAACCATTTATTCGGGCATTAGTTAGTATGAACTTAACCCAGGGTTTTGCTGATGGCACATACCAACCAGATCAAGCCATGAGCCGCGCTCAATATACAGCTTTAATTGCTGCGGCTTTTAATCCCCCAGCCAAACGTCCGTCCCCAGAATTTACAGACATAGCCAAGGATTTTTGGGCAGCTAACGCCATTGAAATCGCAGCCAGAGGCGGTTTTGTGGGCGGATTTAGCGATCGCACCTTCCGTCCTACCCAAAACGTCCAACGGCTACAAGTCATAGTCTCCTTGGTCAACGGACTGGGACTTTTGGCAACTGCTCAAAAAACCTTAACCTACATTGACCAAGATAAAATTCCCGAATATGCCCGCACAGCCGTTACCATCGCTACCCAGCAAAAAATTATTGTTAATTATCCAGATCCCAATTTACTAGCACCCACGAGGGAAGCCACCCGTGCCGAAGTTGCAGCCATGGTGTATCAGGCATTAGTCACCAGTCAACGCACAAAAGTTATTAATTCACCTTATGTTGTTTTGCATATCAGCAATTGA
- a CDS encoding LabA-like NYN domain-containing protein, translating into MQFDNFSKKTNEYKELKEKPHWQSPATKGNIKPKEPNPANNISFNEDDSRGRVAIFIDGLNLFYAALQLGIEIDYVKLLCRLTKNSRLLRAFFYTGMDSGNEKQQGFLLWMRRNGYRVVTKDMSVVVDNYKKPNLNVEIAVDMITLAPYYDTAVLVSGDGDLSYAVHAVSNVGARVEVIGLQTTTSDSEARSRNHLIDVADEFIDFDSIKQHIQKDSTIGYSYRTSSNYQV; encoded by the coding sequence ATGCAGTTTGACAATTTTAGCAAAAAAACAAACGAATATAAAGAACTTAAAGAAAAACCTCATTGGCAAAGCCCAGCAACCAAAGGCAATATTAAGCCTAAAGAACCTAATCCAGCTAATAATATCAGCTTTAATGAGGATGACAGTCGTGGACGAGTAGCAATTTTTATTGACGGGTTAAATTTATTTTATGCCGCATTACAATTGGGAATTGAAATTGATTATGTAAAATTGCTTTGTCGGTTAACAAAAAATTCTCGGTTATTACGTGCTTTCTTTTACACAGGAATGGATAGTGGCAACGAAAAGCAACAGGGATTTCTTTTATGGATGCGTCGTAACGGCTATCGTGTAGTTACTAAAGATATGAGTGTAGTTGTCGATAATTACAAAAAACCAAATTTGAACGTAGAAATTGCCGTTGACATGATTACTTTAGCACCCTATTATGATACAGCCGTCTTAGTTAGTGGCGACGGAGATTTATCCTATGCTGTTCATGCAGTTAGTAATGTGGGCGCTAGAGTAGAAGTAATTGGCTTGCAAACAACAACTAGCGATAGTGAAGCGCGTTCTAGAAATCACCTAATTGATGTGGCTGATGAATTTATAGATTTTGATAGTATTAAACAACACATTCAAAAAGATTCTACTATCGGGTATAGTTATCGGACTTCTTCTAATTACCAAGTTTAA
- a CDS encoding 2Fe-2S iron-sulfur cluster-binding protein, which translates to MVQTHRIKVYNRQTGTSHTLEVPEDRYILHTAEHNGTELPFSCRNGACTTCAVRVLSGEIHQPEAIGLSPDLRRQGYALLCVSYARSDLEVETQDEDEVYELQFGRFFGKGKVKAGLPLDED; encoded by the coding sequence ATGGTTCAAACCCACAGAATTAAAGTTTACAATCGCCAAACTGGGACATCACATACTCTCGAAGTTCCTGAAGACCGCTATATCTTACACACCGCTGAACACAATGGGACAGAATTGCCCTTTTCTTGTCGAAATGGGGCTTGTACAACCTGCGCTGTGAGAGTTTTATCAGGAGAAATTCATCAACCAGAAGCCATTGGGCTTTCTCCTGATTTACGTCGCCAAGGTTACGCTTTATTATGTGTAAGTTACGCTCGTTCTGATTTGGAAGTGGAAACACAAGATGAAGATGAGGTTTATGAACTTCAGTTTGGGCGGTTTTTTGGTAAGGGCAAAGTTAAAGCGGGTTTACCCTTAGATGAGGACTAA
- a CDS encoding thermonuclease family protein has product MATVVVRLRVFVTRIIILASLLLLVSCQSHNNSSIIPANVKIARVVSGQSLEVLGMEAQPNLISQVRLIGLDAPDIRQLPWGEDAKQLVEGLIGGANQAVNLEFDLEAKDKFNRTLAYVWKDKLLLNEEVVKQGYALFVARSPNHKYDQRLERAQQWARIMGKGIWNPDKPMRITPGEFRRLSR; this is encoded by the coding sequence ATGGCTACTGTAGTAGTCCGTCTTCGCGTTTTTGTAACGAGAATAATTATATTAGCTAGTTTGTTACTGTTGGTGAGTTGTCAAAGCCACAACAATTCCTCAATCATTCCCGCTAATGTAAAAATAGCACGGGTTGTGAGTGGACAAAGTTTGGAAGTTTTGGGAATGGAAGCACAACCCAATTTAATTTCCCAAGTCCGATTAATTGGTTTAGATGCACCAGATATCCGCCAACTTCCTTGGGGTGAGGATGCAAAACAATTAGTAGAAGGTTTAATTGGTGGTGCAAATCAAGCTGTGAATCTGGAATTTGATTTAGAAGCTAAGGATAAATTTAACCGAACTTTGGCTTATGTATGGAAAGATAAACTGTTGTTAAATGAAGAAGTTGTCAAACAAGGATATGCTTTATTTGTAGCGCGATCGCCTAATCACAAATACGACCAACGCCTAGAACGCGCCCAACAATGGGCAAGAATCATGGGAAAAGGCATTTGGAATCCCGATAAACCCATGCGAATCACCCCCGGAGAATTTCGCCGTCTCTCTCGTTAA
- a CDS encoding inositol monophosphatase family protein produces the protein MQIFLDIATEAALAAGVVLQDYLGKLEDAITEKGRPGDLVTAADKASEQVILEVLRRHFPQHSILAEESGKLGNQDNEFLWAIDPLDGTTNYAHQYPCFAVSIGLMIQGVPKVGVIYDPFRDELFRAAAGLGATRNRRPIQVSQTAELGKSLLVSGFAYDRRETPDNNYAEFCHLTHLTQGVRRDGAAALDLAYVACGRVDGYWERGIAPWDVVAGIILVQEAGGNVTAYDGTPMKIESGRILATNGYLHDSLSQELMKVPRLASWT, from the coding sequence ATGCAAATTTTTCTAGATATTGCTACAGAAGCAGCTTTAGCCGCAGGTGTAGTTTTACAAGATTATTTAGGTAAATTAGAAGACGCAATCACCGAAAAAGGCCGTCCTGGTGATTTAGTTACCGCTGCTGATAAAGCTTCTGAACAGGTAATTTTAGAAGTATTGCGTCGCCATTTTCCCCAACATTCTATCCTGGCTGAAGAGTCGGGAAAACTGGGAAATCAAGATAATGAATTTCTCTGGGCGATTGACCCTCTTGATGGTACAACCAATTACGCCCATCAATATCCCTGTTTCGCTGTTTCTATTGGTTTGATGATTCAAGGTGTCCCCAAGGTGGGAGTAATTTATGACCCTTTTCGGGATGAGTTATTTCGGGCTGCTGCTGGTTTAGGTGCAACCCGTAACCGTCGCCCTATTCAGGTTTCTCAAACAGCGGAATTAGGTAAAAGCCTGTTAGTCAGTGGATTTGCCTATGACAGACGGGAAACCCCTGACAACAATTATGCCGAGTTTTGTCATCTTACCCATCTTACCCAAGGTGTGAGACGTGATGGTGCAGCAGCTTTGGATTTAGCTTATGTAGCCTGTGGTCGAGTTGATGGTTATTGGGAAAGGGGAATTGCGCCTTGGGATGTTGTGGCTGGGATAATATTAGTCCAGGAAGCGGGAGGAAATGTGACTGCTTATGATGGGACTCCGATGAAAATTGAGTCGGGAAGAATTTTAGCTACTAATGGTTATCTGCACGATAGCCTCAGTCAAGAATTGATGAAAGTTCCCCGTTTAGCAAGTTGGACGTAA
- a CDS encoding RNA-guided endonuclease InsQ/TnpB family protein, with the protein MIVLEYKVKGKQHQYNAIDDAIRTTQFVRNKAIRYWMDAPRELKVDKFALNKYSTELRKEFPFTAELNSMAVQSAAERGWFAISRFYDNCKSKKSGKKGFPRFQKDCRSVEYKTSGWKLHKTKRRITFTDKKEIGELKLLGKWDIQSYELKDIKRVRLIRRADGYYAQVCIGIDVVDIQPKTGNEIGLDVGIESFYTDSNGHHEPNPKFLRKAEKSIKHSQRRIYKKHKGSSCRKKARKLYAKKHLKVSRQRIEHAKRIARCVVKSNDLVAYEDLRVSNMVKNHCLAKSISDASWYLFRQWIEYFAVKFDKIAIAVTPHYTSQKCSSCGVIVKKSLSTRTHNCSCGSYLHRDTNAAINILNLAKARGGHPQSNATGVEATTLLGASLVEQVLTMNVESPRL; encoded by the coding sequence ATGATAGTTCTAGAGTATAAAGTCAAGGGTAAACAGCATCAATATAACGCGATAGATGATGCAATTCGGACTACTCAATTCGTTCGCAATAAAGCGATTAGGTATTGGATGGATGCACCACGTGAACTAAAAGTTGATAAGTTTGCCCTGAATAAATACTCTACTGAACTTCGGAAAGAATTTCCTTTTACTGCTGAGTTAAACTCAATGGCTGTGCAATCAGCCGCAGAAAGAGGATGGTTTGCTATATCAAGGTTTTACGACAACTGTAAATCTAAAAAGTCTGGTAAAAAGGGATTCCCCCGTTTTCAAAAAGATTGCCGTTCCGTTGAATATAAAACATCAGGGTGGAAGCTACATAAAACAAAGCGACGCATCACTTTTACCGACAAGAAAGAGATTGGTGAACTCAAATTATTAGGCAAATGGGATATTCAATCCTACGAACTTAAAGACATTAAACGAGTGCGCTTAATCCGTCGTGCAGATGGATATTATGCTCAGGTTTGTATCGGCATTGATGTTGTAGATATTCAACCGAAAACGGGTAATGAAATCGGATTAGATGTTGGTATTGAGTCGTTTTACACTGACTCTAACGGACATCATGAACCTAACCCTAAGTTTTTGAGAAAGGCTGAAAAATCAATCAAACATTCTCAAAGACGGATTTACAAAAAGCATAAAGGTTCTAGTTGCAGAAAAAAAGCTAGAAAACTTTATGCCAAAAAGCACTTAAAAGTAAGTAGGCAACGTATAGAACACGCTAAGAGAATAGCGCGTTGCGTAGTCAAATCTAACGATTTAGTCGCCTACGAAGATTTAAGGGTTTCAAATATGGTAAAAAATCATTGTTTAGCAAAATCAATTAGTGATGCTAGTTGGTATTTGTTCCGACAATGGATTGAATATTTTGCTGTTAAATTTGACAAGATTGCTATAGCTGTTACTCCACACTATACTTCTCAAAAGTGTTCTAGTTGTGGCGTAATTGTCAAAAAATCTCTATCAACTCGCACTCATAATTGTAGTTGTGGATCGTATCTTCACAGAGATACAAATGCAGCAATTAATATTTTAAATCTTGCAAAAGCTAGGGGAGGGCATCCCCAAAGTAACGCTACAGGAGTTGAAGCCACTACTCTACTTGGTGCAAGCCTGGTTGAGCAAGTTTTGACGATGAATGTAGAATCCCCTCGGCTTTAG
- a CDS encoding DUF3800 domain-containing protein, with translation MNQTFNVYCDESCHLENDHQQIMVLGAVWCPLEKTREISVHIREIKKKHDLKPEFEIKWIKVSPAKIAFYLELIDYFFDNENLHFRGLIVADKSQLQHEVYNQTHDDWYYKMYFTLLKTILSPQANYRIYLDIKDTQGAKKVAKLHDVLSNNLLDFSRQIIERLQTVHSHEVEILQLADLLIGTISYINRGLSSNAAKIALVERMRDRSGYKENAENP, from the coding sequence ATGAACCAAACTTTTAACGTTTACTGTGATGAAAGCTGCCATCTAGAAAATGATCATCAACAAATAATGGTGCTGGGTGCCGTTTGGTGTCCTTTAGAAAAAACGCGAGAAATTTCAGTTCATATCCGGGAAATTAAGAAAAAACATGATCTAAAACCAGAATTTGAAATTAAATGGATAAAGGTTTCACCCGCTAAAATAGCGTTTTATCTCGAATTAATAGATTATTTCTTTGATAATGAAAATTTGCATTTTCGAGGTCTTATTGTAGCAGATAAATCCCAACTACAACATGAGGTTTACAATCAGACTCATGATGATTGGTATTATAAAATGTATTTTACTTTGCTCAAGACAATTCTCAGTCCACAAGCAAATTATAGAATTTACTTGGACATTAAAGATACACAAGGAGCAAAAAAAGTTGCCAAATTACATGATGTACTTTCTAATAACCTCCTTGATTTTTCACGCCAAATAATTGAACGGCTTCAAACTGTGCATTCTCACGAAGTAGAAATCTTACAACTTGCAGACCTTTTAATTGGAACTATTTCCTATATAAATCGAGGACTTTCTAGCAATGCAGCTAAAATTGCTTTAGTTGAGCGAATGCGAGATCGTTCCGGTTATAAAGAAAATGCCGAAAACCCTTGA
- the glmU gene encoding bifunctional UDP-N-acetylglucosamine diphosphorylase/glucosamine-1-phosphate N-acetyltransferase GlmU, whose amino-acid sequence MVVVAILAAGKGTRMKSNLPKVLHSLGGKSLVERVIESAEPLLPSRRLVIVGYQSQEVKTAMNAIHGVEFVEQTVQLGTGHAIQQLLPHLEGYTGDLLILNGDVPLLRTETLNNLLQTHQENQNSCTILTAQLSNPQGYGRVFRNSECIVQKIVEDKDCTLTQRENDRVNAGIYCFRWPDLAKFLPQLEANNAQKEYYLTDAVTQVGKVMAVDVKDYQEILGINDRLQLATANDILQRRIKEKWLLAGVTLIDPASITIDETVELQPDVIIEPQTHLRGKTIIQAGSRIGPGSLIENSELGENVTVLYSVVTDSIVQSQTRIGPYAHLRGHAKVGANCRIGNFVELKNTQLGDRTNVSHLSYLGDTTTGTQVNVGAGTITANYDGVKKHRTIIGDRTKTGSNSVLVAPITLGNDVYIAAGSTVTEDVPDDSLVIARSRQVVKPGWKMKTDS is encoded by the coding sequence ATGGTTGTTGTAGCAATTCTCGCGGCAGGAAAAGGCACAAGAATGAAATCAAATCTGCCTAAAGTTTTACATTCTTTAGGTGGTAAATCTTTAGTCGAACGCGTTATTGAAAGTGCTGAACCCCTTTTACCTTCACGCAGATTAGTAATTGTTGGCTATCAGTCCCAAGAAGTAAAAACGGCTATGAATGCAATTCATGGTGTGGAGTTTGTGGAACAGACTGTACAATTAGGCACAGGTCATGCTATCCAACAATTGCTTCCCCATTTAGAAGGTTACACTGGGGATTTATTGATTTTAAATGGTGATGTCCCTTTATTACGGACGGAAACTTTAAACAACCTCTTACAAACTCACCAAGAAAATCAAAATTCCTGTACTATTCTCACCGCACAATTGTCAAATCCTCAAGGTTACGGACGGGTTTTTCGTAACAGTGAATGTATTGTCCAAAAAATAGTTGAGGACAAAGATTGCACTCTTACCCAAAGAGAAAATGACCGCGTGAATGCTGGTATTTACTGTTTCCGTTGGCCAGATTTAGCAAAGTTTTTACCTCAATTAGAAGCAAATAATGCCCAAAAAGAATATTACTTAACTGATGCTGTCACTCAGGTTGGTAAGGTAATGGCTGTAGATGTGAAAGATTACCAAGAAATTTTGGGAATTAATGATAGATTGCAATTAGCAACAGCTAACGATATTTTGCAAAGACGGATTAAGGAAAAATGGTTGTTAGCAGGTGTTACCTTAATTGATCCTGCAAGTATTACTATTGATGAAACGGTGGAATTACAACCAGATGTGATTATTGAACCGCAAACTCATTTGCGCGGAAAAACGATAATTCAAGCTGGTAGTCGCATTGGTCCGGGGAGTTTAATTGAAAATAGTGAGTTGGGTGAAAATGTTACTGTTCTCTATTCTGTAGTTACAGATAGTATTGTTCAATCTCAAACTCGAATTGGACCTTATGCTCATTTACGTGGTCATGCTAAGGTGGGTGCTAATTGTCGAATTGGTAATTTTGTGGAGTTGAAAAATACCCAATTAGGCGATCGCACTAATGTATCACATCTCTCATATTTGGGTGATACGACAACAGGAACTCAGGTCAATGTAGGTGCGGGAACAATTACTGCTAATTATGACGGTGTGAAGAAGCATAGAACAATTATAGGCGATCGCACCAAAACCGGTTCTAATAGTGTTTTAGTTGCACCTATTACTCTGGGTAATGATGTCTACATAGCCGCAGGTTCAACGGTAACGGAGGATGTCCCTGATGATTCTTTGGTAATTGCAAGAAGTCGTCAAGTTGTGAAGCCAGGTTGGAAGATGAAAACTGATAGTTAA
- a CDS encoding AAA-like domain-containing protein: MNVEEALQILDTVVFNKVNRHLKDVEIIILKGSWQGLNYDEIANNEGYTAKYLRQDVGFKLWKLLSEALGEEVNKTNFRAAVERSHLNNNNILQTELDQDISNPIKNEFLPEYPKGSVPLNSVFYIQRNLIEERCYDTILQAGSLIRIKAPNQMGKTSLLDRIIAHSNQQGYHTVRLNFLQAEATVFNDLDKFLRWFCAYVSHKLKLPSLLNESWDEYRGSIINCTTYFEDHILDNINNNLVLALDEVDKVFQYPEISQGFFAMLRSWHEEAKTIEIWEKLRLAVVHSTENYGSLDINQSPFNVGLVVELTEFTQEQIKVLAHNHQLDYNQNQLQQLMSLVGGHPYLIRLALYHLALGDITLENLLQNAPTNAGIYEEYLRRFLHTFKINPHLTQAFLEVVTAQKPVSVETISAYQLYSIGLVKRIGDKLTPSCQLYQQYFREHLQN; the protein is encoded by the coding sequence ATGAACGTTGAAGAAGCATTACAAATTTTAGATACAGTTGTCTTTAATAAAGTTAACAGACACTTGAAAGATGTGGAGATAATTATCCTGAAAGGATCTTGGCAAGGTCTAAATTATGATGAAATTGCCAATAATGAAGGTTATACAGCCAAATATCTCCGCCAAGATGTAGGTTTCAAATTGTGGAAATTACTTTCAGAAGCATTAGGAGAAGAAGTTAATAAAACTAATTTTCGTGCAGCAGTTGAACGTTCGCATCTTAACAATAACAACATTCTACAAACAGAATTAGATCAAGATATTTCTAATCCCATCAAAAATGAATTTTTACCAGAATACCCAAAAGGTTCAGTTCCTCTAAATTCTGTATTTTATATTCAACGCAATCTAATAGAAGAACGTTGTTATGATACAATTCTCCAGGCTGGTTCTCTAATTCGGATTAAAGCCCCAAATCAAATGGGTAAAACATCCCTACTTGATAGAATTATCGCTCACTCAAATCAGCAAGGTTATCACACAGTAAGATTAAATTTTTTGCAAGCAGAAGCAACTGTTTTTAATGATTTAGATAAATTTTTACGCTGGTTCTGTGCTTATGTTAGTCACAAATTAAAATTACCTTCTTTATTAAATGAATCTTGGGATGAATATAGAGGTAGCATTATTAATTGTACCACATATTTTGAAGATCACATTTTAGACAATATCAATAACAATTTAGTTTTGGCATTAGATGAAGTAGATAAAGTATTTCAATATCCCGAAATTTCTCAAGGTTTTTTTGCCATGTTACGAAGTTGGCATGAAGAAGCAAAAACCATAGAAATTTGGGAAAAGTTACGATTAGCTGTAGTCCATTCTACCGAAAATTATGGGTCATTAGATATCAATCAATCCCCCTTTAATGTTGGCTTAGTAGTGGAATTAACAGAATTTACGCAAGAACAAATAAAAGTTTTAGCCCACAATCATCAACTTGATTATAATCAAAATCAATTACAGCAATTGATGTCTCTAGTTGGGGGACATCCATATTTAATTAGATTGGCACTTTATCATCTAGCACTTGGGGATATAACTTTAGAAAATTTATTGCAAAATGCGCCAACAAATGCCGGAATTTACGAAGAATATTTGCGGCGATTTTTGCATACTTTTAAAATTAATCCTCATCTAACTCAGGCATTCCTAGAAGTAGTTACGGCTCAAAAACCTGTAAGCGTAGAAACAATTTCAGCATATCAACTTTACAGCATAGGATTAGTAAAGAGAATAGGAGATAAATTAACACCAAGTTGTCAGTTATATCAACAATATTTTCGAGAACATTTGCAGAATTAA
- a CDS encoding DUF6006 family protein — protein MKLLQKCLLGLMLIPCGLLFNLGTTNASQVVTQWYFGSWDCNIDGRNAKMQWLVVDDPQTQCDGDVCRTTSGVKVVGQFSDNGSAWVSLAKHSANSTSLSIRYLGQEQDNWFLRYNVKSGRAIGWTTWRGKRYPLSCANRRR, from the coding sequence ATGAAGTTACTCCAAAAGTGTTTGTTAGGTTTAATGCTGATTCCCTGTGGATTATTATTTAATCTTGGGACAACTAATGCCTCACAGGTGGTCACTCAGTGGTATTTTGGCTCATGGGATTGTAATATTGACGGTCGTAATGCCAAAATGCAGTGGCTTGTAGTTGATGACCCGCAAACTCAGTGTGATGGTGATGTCTGTAGGACTACATCAGGTGTTAAGGTTGTAGGACAGTTCAGTGATAATGGTAGTGCATGGGTGTCACTAGCAAAACATTCTGCAAATTCAACATCTCTCTCAATTCGTTATTTAGGTCAAGAACAAGATAACTGGTTTTTGAGATACAATGTTAAATCAGGTCGGGCTATCGGTTGGACTACCTGGAGAGGCAAACGTTATCCTTTATCTTGTGCAAATAGAAGACGTTAG
- a CDS encoding carbohydrate binding domain-containing protein: MSLIKLRQTHNLLTKGLLTNIFTVAVSSIFFTNIGINQAQASCAAPYSNLDFEQQPSSYWQTEGRAGFDIKKGYSFKGENNAWMRNVSGWNGIRQQVRLKPNSNYILEAYVRTSGNVTDGYFGVRDSQQKVWSELKFAGLSEYTKLTLQFRTGNASTYNIFTGLWALGQDSWVQVDGFSLKGPSPDCPSQ, from the coding sequence ATGTCATTAATTAAATTACGTCAAACTCACAACTTACTTACCAAAGGCTTATTAACTAACATTTTCACTGTGGCTGTTAGTTCAATATTTTTCACCAACATTGGTATCAACCAAGCACAAGCTTCCTGTGCAGCACCTTATAGCAATCTTGATTTTGAGCAACAGCCATCTTCTTATTGGCAAACAGAAGGACGTGCAGGTTTTGATATTAAGAAAGGATATAGTTTTAAGGGTGAAAATAATGCCTGGATGCGGAATGTTTCCGGTTGGAATGGTATTCGTCAACAAGTACGTCTCAAACCAAATTCTAACTATATTTTGGAAGCTTATGTGAGAACATCAGGCAATGTTACGGATGGATATTTCGGAGTGCGTGATAGTCAACAAAAAGTTTGGTCTGAACTCAAATTTGCTGGTTTATCAGAATATACAAAATTAACATTACAATTTAGAACTGGTAATGCCTCAACTTATAACATCTTTACAGGTTTGTGGGCTTTAGGACAAGATAGTTGGGTGCAAGTTGATGGTTTTTCTTTAAAGGGGCCAAGTCCAGACTGTCCTAGTCAATAG